The proteins below come from a single Pichia kudriavzevii chromosome 2, complete sequence genomic window:
- a CDS encoding uncharacterized protein (PKUD0B04250; similar to Saccharomyces cerevisiae YBL104C (SEA4); ancestral locus Anc_7.440), with translation MSGSVIRASGWAVDNEDQYLAVSPSGEAVYLYQTSNKFNKEEDNIVKLHEKADFENIQCINYSGLTPGLTAVGQLDGRCLLFDIRSPENKSFVLKPLQSRSCNSVSFNERGLIAMGYDRGRQDHSIHVWDIGSLHRGDYGGKTAKIFNCINNESISSLSFCPTEPRNFVAGSYKLLREFDIRSNQPVYQIATRCTLNITVNPFSPFMFASNSEDGSLAIWDRRKLTESFQINSTYQSSSVSSEGPALLFSKLLSDYQRRTNGSPYRFSSVQTAEIGALFDGGYVRRWKIGYVPPLEHELAQYEHMVKANKVENPTFVPKVPKPSGSMFISKVHDTKTKYERVISFDYAPSKDAEYGIDLVCMRQSGSIYRMKVIDSQNSLTFNSFNDITFCGPDGVCSKIVNGGFGEGPHIVDQKTGNLTIRDDSGNFEEDNDHMGNKRASDTGEKKDIDIFVGDSDSACPIYESLLVNDICSTIRKRATKGYGVNANVNMEILDSMNTYETQLHLKNAWKWIDISYNLISAGKMHYADFDFGYLGVLGIWNMNKDFMNFNRYSGFDNITEKDVTSAARGIVERRARECSLLAKPVIGFTGKNHKEVQRRLAMYVIGWDFGVRELEDKYSNLIRDGNYERAAGWAIFHGDIDRAIRILSDSNNENYKIMSTAIAAYTAFKDTNVNNTWKDRCRQLASDLADPYLRIIFAYIADGNWWDVLDETALPLRERLGVALRFLPDSELDVYLNRLADTVIERGDIEGILLTGITMKGINLLQSFVDRTSDIQSACLIASFASPKYFVDKRVDMWVESYRILLNSWSLFSARAKFDIARTKLSKRMNEPAKAVPRQLYLECVNCHNSITERNPPAVDVNMNNSYGVSTKAGSSFRGGAINHSCQHCGYPLPRCAICLITQGVPVPKEVMNLHQNGNEAKLDRTFDRHASQIEENERADLQHELQFKEWFSFCLSCNHCMHAGHAEEWFSKHYVCPVPDCNCKCNSR, from the coding sequence atgtctGGATCTGTCATACGTGCAAGTGGATGGGCGGTAGACAACGAGGATCAGTATTTGGCGGTCAGCCCCAGTGGGGAGGCTGTGTACCTCTACCAAACGAGTAATAAATTCAATAAGGAAGAAGACAATATTGTCAAGCTCCACGAAAAAgctgattttgaaaatatacaatGTATAAACTACTCTGGACTGACACCAGGGCTCACAGCTGTTGGTCAGCTCGATGGAAGATGTTTGTTATTTGATATCAGGTCTCCGGAGAATAAGTCTTTTGTTTTAAAGCCATTACAATCTAGGTCGTGCAATTCGGTCTCGTTCAATGAGAGAGGTCTTATTGCCATGGGATATGACAGGGGCAGACAGGATCACTCTATACATGTATGGGATATCGGTAGTTTACACAGAGGAGACTATGGTGgaaaaacagcaaagaTATTCAATTGTATTAATAATGAGAGTATATCGTCTTTATCCTTCTGTCCTACCGAACCTAGGAATTTTGTTGCCGGAAGTTATAAATTATTAAGAGAATTCGACATTAGGAGTAACCAGCCTGTATATCAAATAGCAACTAGATGCACCTTGAATATCACCGTTAACCCGTTTTCTCCGTTTATGTTTGCCTCGAATAGTGAAGACGGTTCTCTTGCAATATGGGATCGTAGAAAGCTAACtgaatcttttcaaattaatAGCACTTATCAAAGCTCCAGTGTCTCAAGTGAAGGACCTGCATTGCTGTTTAGTAAACTATTAAGCGATTATCAGAGAAGAACAAATGGATCGCCATATAGATTTTCGTCTGTTCAGACAGCTGAAATTGGTGCCTTATTTGATGGCGGATATGTCAGAAGATGGAAAATCGGTTATGTACCTCCGCTGGAGCATGAACTAGCTCAATATGAACACATGGTAAAGGCAAATAAAGTCGAGAATCCTACTTTTGTTCCCAAAGTTCCTAAGCCATCTGGTTCTATGTTTATTTCGAAAGTACATGACACAAAAACCAAGTATGAAAGGGTTATTTCGTTTGATTATGCACCATCAAAGGATGCAGAATACGGAATTGATCTTGTATGTATGAGACAGTCGGGTAGTATATACAGAATGAAAGTGATTGATAGTCAAAATAGTCTTACATTCAACTCCTTCAACGATATAACTTTTTGCGGTCCTGACGGTGTGTGCAGCAAGATTGTGAATGGGGGATTTGGGGAAGGACCCCATATTGTTGATCAAAAGACAGGAAATCTGACTATTCGTGACGACAGCGGTAACTTCGAGGAAGACAATGATCACATGGGCAATAAGAGGGCATCGGATACAGGGGAGAAGAAAGATATCGATATTTTTGTTGGCGATAGTGATAGTGCATGCCCAATTTACGAGTCCTTACTTGTGAATGATATTTGTTCGACCATCCGAAAGAGAGCCACCAAAGGATATGGTGTCAATGCTAATGTTAACATGGAGATTCTAGATTCAATGAATACCTATGAGACACAACTACATTTAAAAAATGCTTGGAAATGGATTGATATTTCTTACAACTTGATAAGTGCTGGAAAGATGCACTATGCcgattttgattttggatatcTCGGAGTGTTGGGAATTTGGAATATGAATAAAGATTTTATGAATTTTAACAGATATTCAGGTTTCGACAATATAACAGAGAAGGATGTCACCAGTGCTGCCAGGGGGATTGTGGAAAGACGCGCTCGTGAATGTAGCTTGCTGGCAAAACCTGTAATTGGGTTTACAGGTAAAAATCATAAGGAAGTCCAAAGAAGATTAGCAATGTATGTCATTGGTTGGGATTTTGGTGTCAGAGAATTGGAAGATAAGTATTCCAACCTAATTCGAGATGGTAACTATGAACGTGCTGCTGGCTGGGCGATCTTTCACGGTGATATTGATCGAGCAATTAGAATTTTGAGTGATTCTAATAATGAAAACTACAAAATTATGTCTACAGCTATTGCAGCGTATACTGCCTTCAAGGACACAAATGTGAATAACACATGGAAAGACAGATGTAGACAGTTGGCGTCTGATTTAGCAGATCCTTATTTGAGGATTATATTTGCCTATATTGCTGATGGTAATTGGTGGGATGTATTAGATGAAACCGCATTACCGCTTAGAGAACGATTAGGCGTTGCACTGAGATTCTTACCTGATTCTGAACTAGATGTCTATTTGAACAGGTTGGCTGACACTGTCATAGAGAGAGGTGATATTGAAGGAATCCTATTAACAGGTATAACAATGAAGGGAATCAATTTATTGCAATCATTTGTGGATAGAACCAGTGATATTCAAAGCGCATGTTTGATTGCATCATTTGCAAGCCCCAAGTATTTTGTAGATAAAAGGGTAGATATGTGGGTAGAAAGTTACCGGATCCTATTGAATAGTTGGTCTTTATTCTCTGCCAGAGctaaatttgatattgccAGAACGAAGTTGTCTAAAAGGATGAATGAACCTGCAAAGGCAGTTCCAAGACAGCTCTACCTTGAGTGTGTAAATTGTCACAATTCAATCACAGAAAGAAACCCACCGGCAGTAGATGTAAACATGAACAATTCATACGGAGTATCAACAAAAGCTGGTAGCTCATTCCGTGGAGGCGCTATCAATCATTCATGCCAGCACTGTGGTTATCCCCTACCGAGATGTGCTATTTGTTTAATCACACAAGGGGTTCCTGTGCCTAAAGAGGTCATGAATCTGCATCAAAATGGAAACGAAGCTAAACTAGATAGAACTTTTGATAGACATGCATCTCAAATCGAGGAAAACGAAAGGGCTGATCTACAACATGAGCTACAGTTCAAAGAATGGTTTAGTTTTTGCCTTTCGTGCAACCATTGTATGCATGCCGGTCACGCTGAGGAGTGGTTCTCAAAACATTATGTTTGTCCAGTTCCAGATTGTAACTGTAAGTGTAATAGTCGTTAG